A genomic window from Chitinophaga pollutisoli includes:
- a CDS encoding SusC/RagA family TonB-linked outer membrane protein, producing MRLSIVLLIACLHVSAAGFGQQITINQKNASLAAVLKAIRKQSQYDFFYDGKILPKEKYIDVNLKNAGIEEALKSVLEGVSLTYTIDGKIVTIVRKPPAKAEGNGQVAELIEVRGKVVDENGQPMPGASVFEKDSRSRTTTDEKGEFILRNIEENATIFIAYVGYHPAERIVARDLGTIKMERATGKLQEVEVFNTGYEKIDRARSAGSFSKPDLKVMRNRTTSTNVLTRLEGLIPGLSSGSGGQSGGMVIRGSTSINAATEPLVVVDNVEVPGIQYVNMQDVEDITVLKDATSVSIWGAKAANGVIVITTRKGKAGEALKVDYDGYYSFNGRPRRDYLPAWTSSGYIKSQQEIFGLEAAGTTYAAASAIGLLPHKQVLWDQQRGLLTAGQAQFKLDSLSRLDNWSQLDDYFVRSAAEYNQTISVSGGGKVHSFYGSLNHVGTRSNVPGERQNQFKINLRNDVNLGKRVRLYLNSDLTNITSSSKGSGGNGTPRYQLYRDAAGNPVNVNYISPWGVFVPPSETMREDYEARSRVNLDYSPLLELDRRSQRANILAARLVGGGTIDILNGLKFTGTYGYNITSVNDREVLDESNWIVRRDLMMHTSAPTPASTPVYYLPQFGGRLNTTNSLDRGWTVRNQLSYARQFEDHWLSVMAGQEATHHQGMSNTATYYGWDDQLQVGRPVDFATLAKGFTGVAGPTGTDGISANLAGGEGRASRRSSYFATGGYTYLSKYTMNASWRIDQSNLFGLDKSAQNRPVYSIGGKWALGWEEFMRDFTALNRLDVRFSYGITGNAPNVGQAASFDILESDSDANAVGGAGLILSVPANNKLTWERTRVYNAGVDFAFFKNRLTGSVDAYIKNTSDLIGTLFTSPLTGYASVTGNFGDLQNKGVDLLLHSINIQTSDFQWGTSLVIGYNRNKLTKLNINPPTTGPAMVDATMMVDRPLNLLYSYNYAGLNGEGNPQVRRADGSLTSEPNVTLPEDIVYSGLTQAPWNGGLSNNFQYRNFNLSVNIIYSMGYKMRDPLNGLDPENPEFNDRWRKPGDDSRTDIPRYIFLASENATRYVWYYTYAHSRVLNASYAKIRDISLGYDIPRFVVKKVNAQAVTLRFNVSNILIWTANDRFYDPENGWARSRPAQGTVSVGAHVSF from the coding sequence ATGCGATTATCCATTGTGTTATTAATTGCATGTTTGCATGTGAGTGCAGCTGGCTTTGGACAGCAGATCACCATCAACCAGAAAAACGCCTCCCTGGCGGCAGTCTTAAAAGCCATCCGGAAACAAAGTCAATACGACTTTTTCTATGACGGTAAGATCCTTCCAAAGGAAAAGTACATTGATGTAAATCTAAAAAACGCGGGAATCGAAGAAGCGCTCAAATCTGTACTCGAAGGCGTTTCGCTGACTTATACCATCGATGGTAAAATTGTAACGATCGTCAGGAAGCCCCCGGCAAAAGCTGAAGGCAACGGGCAGGTTGCTGAGCTGATTGAGGTCCGGGGTAAGGTGGTGGATGAAAACGGCCAGCCGATGCCGGGAGCATCCGTGTTTGAGAAGGATTCCAGGAGCAGGACGACGACGGATGAGAAAGGTGAATTTATATTGCGGAACATTGAGGAGAACGCCACTATTTTCATCGCTTATGTTGGTTATCATCCCGCGGAACGCATAGTAGCCCGCGACCTCGGAACGATAAAAATGGAGCGCGCTACCGGGAAGCTCCAGGAAGTGGAAGTTTTCAATACGGGGTACGAGAAAATCGACCGGGCGCGGAGCGCCGGATCTTTCTCCAAACCTGACCTGAAAGTAATGCGCAACCGTACTACGAGCACCAATGTGCTCACTCGCCTGGAAGGGCTTATCCCGGGTTTATCCAGCGGTAGCGGCGGGCAATCGGGAGGAATGGTCATCCGCGGTTCTACTTCCATCAATGCTGCTACAGAGCCGCTGGTGGTTGTTGATAATGTTGAAGTTCCGGGCATACAATATGTAAACATGCAGGACGTGGAGGATATCACCGTTTTGAAAGACGCCACGTCCGTTTCCATATGGGGCGCCAAGGCCGCCAACGGCGTAATCGTGATCACCACCAGGAAAGGTAAGGCCGGCGAGGCGTTGAAAGTGGATTACGATGGCTACTATTCCTTTAACGGCAGGCCCCGTCGCGATTACCTGCCCGCCTGGACAAGTAGCGGATACATCAAAAGTCAGCAGGAGATTTTTGGCCTCGAAGCCGCCGGCACCACCTATGCCGCCGCAAGCGCTATTGGCCTTTTGCCGCATAAACAGGTACTCTGGGATCAGCAACGGGGTTTGCTGACAGCGGGGCAGGCGCAGTTTAAGCTGGACAGCTTGTCGCGGCTCGACAATTGGAGCCAGCTGGATGATTATTTTGTTCGTTCCGCAGCTGAGTACAATCAAACGATTTCCGTTTCCGGCGGCGGGAAAGTGCATTCCTTCTACGGTTCGCTGAACCATGTGGGCACGCGTTCAAACGTTCCTGGCGAAAGGCAAAACCAGTTTAAAATCAATCTGCGCAATGATGTGAACTTAGGAAAGCGGGTGAGGCTCTACCTGAATTCCGACCTTACCAATATCACCAGCAGCAGCAAAGGTTCCGGCGGCAATGGCACGCCACGCTATCAGCTGTACCGCGATGCGGCCGGTAACCCGGTTAACGTCAACTACATTTCACCCTGGGGTGTGTTCGTGCCGCCCAGCGAAACCATGCGGGAGGATTACGAGGCGCGCAGCAGGGTGAACCTGGATTACAGTCCACTCCTCGAACTGGACCGGCGCAGCCAGCGCGCGAATATTCTCGCCGCCAGGCTCGTAGGTGGCGGTACCATCGACATCCTGAACGGCTTGAAATTTACAGGGACCTATGGATATAACATCACATCGGTGAATGACCGGGAGGTGCTGGATGAGTCCAATTGGATCGTGCGGCGCGACCTGATGATGCACACTTCGGCCCCGACACCTGCATCTACGCCCGTGTACTACCTGCCGCAGTTTGGAGGAAGGCTGAATACGACCAATAGTTTGGACAGAGGGTGGACGGTGCGGAACCAGTTGTCTTATGCCAGGCAGTTTGAAGATCACTGGTTGAGCGTTATGGCGGGACAGGAAGCTACGCACCATCAGGGGATGAGCAACACAGCCACCTATTACGGCTGGGATGACCAGTTGCAGGTGGGGCGGCCGGTGGATTTCGCGACGCTTGCCAAAGGCTTTACCGGCGTTGCAGGGCCTACGGGCACGGATGGCATTTCCGCCAACCTCGCAGGTGGCGAAGGGCGCGCCAGCAGAAGATCATCTTACTTCGCAACGGGTGGGTATACTTATTTGTCCAAATACACCATGAACGCGAGTTGGAGAATCGATCAAAGCAATCTGTTCGGGCTGGACAAATCGGCGCAGAACCGGCCGGTGTACAGTATAGGCGGAAAATGGGCGTTGGGATGGGAAGAGTTCATGCGGGACTTTACGGCATTGAACAGGCTGGATGTCCGATTCAGCTATGGGATCACGGGGAATGCCCCTAACGTCGGACAGGCTGCCTCGTTCGATATCCTCGAATCAGATAGCGACGCCAACGCTGTGGGAGGCGCCGGCCTGATCCTTTCCGTTCCCGCGAATAACAAGCTGACATGGGAGCGGACGCGTGTGTATAACGCAGGTGTCGATTTTGCATTCTTCAAAAACCGGCTGACCGGTTCGGTCGATGCCTACATCAAGAATACCTCCGATCTTATCGGCACGCTATTTACCTCGCCTTTAACCGGCTATGCCAGTGTAACCGGAAACTTCGGTGATTTGCAAAATAAAGGCGTGGACCTGCTTCTGCATTCCATAAATATCCAAACGAGTGATTTCCAGTGGGGGACCAGCCTGGTAATAGGCTATAACCGGAACAAGCTGACGAAGCTGAATATCAATCCGCCCACTACAGGGCCAGCAATGGTAGACGCTACTATGATGGTAGACCGCCCGTTGAATTTGCTGTATTCTTATAACTACGCCGGACTGAATGGCGAGGGGAACCCGCAGGTCCGGCGCGCGGATGGTTCGCTGACCTCCGAGCCCAATGTAACGTTGCCGGAAGATATTGTATACAGCGGGCTTACCCAGGCGCCCTGGAACGGGGGCTTATCCAATAATTTCCAATACAGGAATTTTAACCTCTCGGTGAATATCATTTATAGTATGGGATATAAGATGCGCGACCCGCTGAATGGCCTGGATCCCGAAAATCCCGAATTCAATGATCGCTGGCGGAAGCCGGGGGACGATAGCAGAACGGATATTCCCAGGTATATCTTCCTCGCTTCCGAGAATGCCACTCGGTACGTGTGGTATTACACCTACGCCCACTCCCGCGTGCTGAACGCGTCCTATGCCAAAATCAGGGATATCAGCCTGGGATACGATATTCCCCGGTTTGTCGTCAAGAAAGTCAATGCCCAGGCAGTCACCTTGCGTTTCAACGTATCCAATATACTGATCTGGACAGCCAATGACCGTTTTTACGATCCGGAGAATGGCTGGGCCCGGTCGAGGCCGGCCCAGGGTACCGTTTCGGTAGGAGCACACGTTTCATTTTAA
- a CDS encoding RagB/SusD family nutrient uptake outer membrane protein: protein MKTFKLRYIHCLVFFAVLAPQLSCKKEFLEIVPKGQQIATATKDYRQILNMNFLSQNNASVYMGDEVTALKPFVNEHTLRTQRLFRYADRIYEADQLPEEVSSEEGYIRRLYVFNKIINEVMDSQGGSEMEKKAILAEAKAGRAISNFLFLTDFTTPYNPATAATELGIPELTKADVTVTDFKRQSKIESYEQIIKDLTAAIPDLGPLEHRWKISRLAAHFYLARIHMAMQNFEGAKEQLDAAFTEIPKSTIPLGLYDYNKVLDPNADESWFPMLLGLFLMGFPQPADNIQTIYSIQVYAVSYVGGNANAYLLSPATISLFDPQDKRPNLFDPMEYNGSAAFPLGMRHPVGFGTPVGPSLPDLYLMRAECRARANDLAGAIADVEVLRAQRSGAPKVPQAAAASKETLVKYILDERIREFAFTGLRWLDMRRLSVDPVFHDHIRYTHEVHSIEDVNNDGVAGDVVESHQLDPKRFALKFGERMLRESKGLEENP, encoded by the coding sequence ATGAAGACATTCAAACTGAGATATATTCATTGCCTGGTGTTTTTTGCCGTACTCGCCCCGCAGTTATCCTGCAAAAAGGAGTTCCTGGAGATTGTACCTAAAGGGCAGCAGATCGCTACCGCGACGAAGGACTACCGGCAGATACTGAACATGAATTTCCTGTCGCAAAATAATGCCAGCGTGTATATGGGCGATGAGGTAACGGCATTGAAGCCATTCGTCAATGAGCACACGCTCCGCACGCAGCGCTTGTTCAGGTATGCAGATCGTATTTATGAAGCGGACCAGCTGCCCGAAGAGGTAAGTTCAGAGGAAGGGTACATTCGCAGGCTGTACGTTTTTAACAAAATCATCAATGAAGTGATGGATTCGCAGGGAGGCAGCGAAATGGAGAAGAAAGCGATTCTCGCCGAGGCGAAAGCCGGGAGGGCTATCTCCAACTTCCTGTTCCTGACCGATTTTACTACGCCCTACAATCCTGCAACGGCGGCCACGGAATTGGGAATTCCGGAACTCACCAAAGCCGACGTTACTGTGACGGATTTTAAAAGGCAATCAAAAATTGAAAGCTATGAGCAGATCATAAAAGATCTGACAGCCGCGATTCCCGATCTGGGGCCGCTGGAGCACCGTTGGAAAATATCCAGGCTGGCGGCGCACTTTTACCTGGCGCGTATTCATATGGCCATGCAAAATTTCGAAGGCGCGAAGGAGCAATTGGATGCGGCTTTCACCGAAATCCCCAAGTCCACCATTCCCCTGGGTTTATATGACTACAACAAGGTGCTGGACCCCAATGCGGATGAATCCTGGTTCCCAATGTTACTCGGGCTATTCCTCATGGGATTTCCGCAACCTGCTGATAACATCCAGACCATTTACAGCATCCAGGTGTACGCGGTCTCGTATGTGGGCGGAAATGCAAACGCTTATTTGCTGTCTCCCGCTACCATCAGTCTTTTTGATCCGCAAGATAAACGTCCCAATCTGTTCGATCCGATGGAATACAATGGATCCGCTGCCTTCCCTTTGGGCATGCGGCACCCCGTTGGTTTCGGGACACCGGTGGGCCCTTCTTTGCCCGATTTGTACCTGATGCGGGCAGAGTGCCGGGCGCGGGCCAACGACCTGGCAGGAGCCATTGCAGATGTGGAAGTCCTCAGGGCCCAACGTTCCGGAGCGCCCAAAGTACCGCAGGCCGCAGCTGCCAGTAAAGAAACTTTAGTTAAATATATCCTGGACGAAAGGATCCGCGAATTCGCCTTCACAGGGCTTCGCTGGCTCGATATGAGGCGCCTGTCGGTTGATCCCGTATTTCATGATCACATCCGGTATACGCATGAGGTGCATAGCATTGAGGATGTAAACAACGATGGTGTCGCCGGTGATGTGGTGGAATCCCACCAACTCGATCCCAAACGGTTTGCGCTGAAATTCGGCGAACGCATGCTCCGGGAGAGTAAAGGACTCGAAGAAAACCCATAA
- a CDS encoding TlpA disulfide reductase family protein — MSYPPDDKGGEYAADTTAIINGKFRFRGTIGRPQLAELNLIIPRPADEPRQRSQGDEEGNNMKNVGLFYLDGNIKVTFDTMGIASYRGGGKEQEAWMFYSSEATARSKHAGAGDGIRFYEELVADMVKRFPDAYASVDLMDLFTQSSIQPGLVEPMYNTLSRRMQHSEKVLRWKPRLDQAKQAMAGTVTAPAFIINDIEGNPISLDSYKGSYVLVDFWASWCAPCRAENPNVMAAYEKFRDKGFTVLGVSLDEDKGRWLKAISEDKLPWKQVCDFKAFKSEVKDLYDITSIPANVLVDPNGKIVGKDLRGEHLHQRLAELIK, encoded by the coding sequence ATGTCTTACCCGCCAGACGATAAGGGTGGGGAATACGCGGCGGATACGACCGCCATCATCAATGGTAAATTCCGGTTTAGGGGAACGATCGGGAGGCCGCAACTGGCGGAACTGAACCTGATCATCCCCCGTCCGGCAGACGAACCGCGCCAGCGCAGCCAGGGCGATGAAGAAGGCAATAATATGAAGAATGTAGGCTTGTTTTACCTCGACGGAAACATTAAAGTGACCTTCGATACCATGGGTATTGCATCCTACCGTGGTGGCGGAAAGGAGCAGGAGGCATGGATGTTCTATAGCTCGGAAGCTACTGCCAGGAGTAAACATGCAGGTGCCGGCGATGGAATTCGATTCTATGAAGAACTGGTTGCCGATATGGTGAAACGGTTCCCGGATGCATATGCAAGTGTAGATCTGATGGACCTGTTTACGCAAAGTTCCATTCAACCCGGATTAGTAGAACCGATGTACAATACACTAAGCAGAAGGATGCAGCATTCTGAGAAGGTATTGCGATGGAAGCCACGGCTCGATCAGGCGAAACAAGCAATGGCTGGTACCGTAACTGCACCTGCGTTCATCATAAACGATATAGAGGGTAACCCCATTTCCCTGGATTCCTACAAAGGCAGTTACGTGCTGGTAGACTTCTGGGCCAGCTGGTGCGCTCCCTGCCGGGCCGAAAATCCGAATGTGATGGCCGCTTATGAAAAGTTCAGGGACAAGGGTTTTACGGTACTGGGTGTTTCATTGGATGAGGATAAAGGCCGGTGGCTGAAGGCCATCAGCGAGGATAAATTACCCTGGAAACAGGTATGCGACTTTAAGGCGTTCAAAAGCGAGGTAAAGGACTTGTATGACATCACTTCCATTCCCGCCAACGTGCTGGTGGATCCCAACGGGAAAATCGTAGGAAAAGATTTAAGGGGCGAGCACCTGCACCAGCGGCTTGCTGAATTGATTAAATAA
- a CDS encoding TlpA disulfide reductase family protein, with protein sequence MILQATVKAPYHIYPRQASGGMGLPTEINFEENDNVSFVDEIREKGIEQKDGESLAYYAKGVTFSQTIKLKSEKPTALSFTIKYMACTKQMCLPPAKKQQTLAINYKEEEVAATDKEPEVGSGIAAKADFQYENFSMSDINGKIISASEVVNNNQYTFIDFWASWCAPCRKQGRELIPLYARYNAKGFGVIGVSLDTNDAAWKAAILSDGYTWTNLCDGKGFASPLSKKYNITSIPRNILVDRNGQIIAKDLHGQELAATIEKLLSKAVKYQPNRNASNQPNMKKNLH encoded by the coding sequence GTGATCCTGCAGGCTACCGTGAAGGCACCTTATCACATTTATCCCCGGCAAGCATCGGGCGGCATGGGCCTCCCCACTGAAATCAATTTCGAAGAGAATGACAACGTTTCGTTTGTGGATGAAATCCGGGAGAAGGGCATCGAACAAAAAGACGGGGAATCACTGGCATACTACGCCAAAGGCGTCACGTTTTCCCAAACCATCAAACTCAAATCGGAAAAGCCGACTGCTCTTTCCTTTACCATCAAATACATGGCCTGTACAAAGCAAATGTGCCTTCCCCCCGCCAAAAAGCAACAAACATTAGCCATCAATTATAAGGAGGAGGAAGTGGCAGCTACCGATAAGGAGCCGGAAGTCGGCAGCGGAATCGCTGCTAAAGCAGATTTTCAGTACGAGAATTTTTCCATGAGCGATATTAACGGGAAGATAATATCGGCAAGCGAAGTCGTGAACAACAACCAATACACATTTATCGATTTCTGGGCAAGCTGGTGCGCTCCATGCCGCAAGCAGGGGCGCGAGCTGATTCCCTTATATGCCAGGTACAATGCAAAAGGTTTCGGGGTGATAGGCGTTTCGCTTGATACAAATGACGCTGCATGGAAAGCAGCCATTCTATCAGATGGTTATACCTGGACTAACCTATGCGACGGCAAGGGCTTTGCGTCACCTCTTAGCAAAAAGTACAACATCACATCCATCCCCAGGAATATACTTGTCGACAGGAACGGTCAAATCATCGCGAAAGATCTGCATGGACAAGAGCTGGCTGCTACGATCGAAAAGCTTTTAAGTAAAGCGGTAAAATATCAACCAAATCGAAACGCATCAAATCAACCAAACATGAAGAAGAATTTGCATTAG
- a CDS encoding TlpA disulfide reductase family protein produces MKKLIVLLLLSSTAFAQQQTERKLTLEDFNLIADIGEQEKYYNEMIRQSLPGKMKPETDNECRSQLAIGWLTKGNIGRYEYYMRTNPRFSVIRLVDLTYTLEYLVDENKHIKVVEQASRELLEKLEKGELSDGVSRTQVLLEVNALANAKLGNMDLAMRNIAKSGEQTDNAREMKYFKDSKSKYLTRYCLILSAAGENKGALDTLTKALRNADSNPKMVSVYKDIYKKVHGNTNGVDELVKSLQDEAYQKYYQEVEKTYIAGEMKTIKGVFPSPDGGGEQLTLFDADKPVKDIVLTNLAEREVKFADHAGKILVLDFWSTGCTPCVAAFSGFERVVADYKNEPFNLYVVNLFEDLPTVKVFVARRGITLDVLRDEPNTAFNINGTPTKIIYDPMGNIRFYAVGYAGSTDREYYKLKAMVEIVKARNGVAKN; encoded by the coding sequence ATGAAAAAGCTAATCGTATTACTGTTGCTCTCCAGCACTGCTTTCGCGCAGCAGCAAACAGAAAGGAAACTTACCCTTGAGGACTTTAACCTGATCGCCGACATCGGGGAACAGGAGAAGTACTATAATGAGATGATCCGGCAAAGCCTGCCGGGTAAAATGAAGCCCGAAACAGACAATGAATGCCGTTCGCAACTGGCGATCGGTTGGTTGACGAAGGGCAATATCGGGCGGTATGAATATTACATGCGTACAAACCCCAGGTTTTCGGTCATCAGGCTCGTTGATCTGACCTATACGCTGGAATACCTGGTAGATGAGAATAAGCACATTAAGGTCGTTGAACAGGCGTCCAGGGAACTATTGGAAAAACTGGAGAAAGGTGAATTGAGTGACGGGGTGAGCAGAACGCAGGTGCTGCTGGAAGTAAATGCCCTGGCCAACGCAAAGTTGGGGAATATGGATTTGGCGATGAGAAATATCGCCAAATCGGGTGAGCAAACAGATAATGCCAGGGAAATGAAGTATTTCAAAGATTCAAAATCGAAATATCTCACCCGCTATTGCCTGATTTTATCTGCAGCCGGGGAAAACAAAGGAGCCCTCGATACACTGACCAAAGCCCTCCGCAACGCGGATTCCAACCCCAAAATGGTTTCTGTGTACAAAGATATTTACAAGAAGGTGCACGGAAACACGAATGGCGTCGACGAGCTCGTCAAATCACTCCAGGACGAAGCCTATCAAAAGTATTATCAGGAAGTTGAAAAAACATATATCGCGGGCGAAATGAAGACCATCAAGGGTGTATTTCCGAGTCCTGATGGAGGCGGAGAACAGTTGACGCTATTTGACGCCGACAAGCCTGTGAAGGATATTGTCTTGACGAACCTGGCAGAGCGGGAGGTGAAGTTCGCTGATCATGCCGGGAAAATCCTGGTGCTGGATTTCTGGTCAACCGGTTGCACCCCCTGTGTGGCGGCGTTCAGCGGCTTTGAGCGGGTCGTAGCAGATTACAAGAATGAGCCGTTTAACCTGTATGTAGTCAATTTGTTTGAGGATCTTCCGACTGTCAAAGTATTTGTGGCCAGAAGGGGGATTACCCTGGACGTATTGCGCGATGAGCCGAATACGGCGTTCAATATCAATGGAACGCCCACTAAGATCATTTACGATCCCATGGGAAATATCCGATTCTACGCAGTTGGTTACGCAGGTTCCACTGACAGGGAATATTACAAGCTGAAAGCTATGGTGGAAATTGTTAAGGCGCGGAATGGCGTTGCCAAAAACTAA
- a CDS encoding FecR domain-containing protein → MTPEELEEFLQVVMDTAQEAVLDQRMDDHWNELAGDALAFLPKDRADEIFNHIVEQPVPAARRIRLWPRLAVAAAAVGAIMLGISLYTTRQVADPVAQTESQVHIPAGTTGATLTLSNGKKIKLSDAANGELAEEAGVVIRKSPGGHLVYEMREDNGVSGGQNMLLTARGETYQIHLPDGSDVWLNSASSLVFSSNLVSNGKRTVRLEGEAYFEVAKDKKHPFVVQSLDQEIEVVGTHFNVNAYPDEPVVATTLLEGAIDVSAGGAKKRIRPGEQALNKAGRIMVQQTDTDNIIDWKNGDFALNNIEFKTAMRKIARWYDMEIIYDDAVPDNLESGGWISRQKPLDAVLKSIESSGLVKFRVEGRKIYVTR, encoded by the coding sequence ATGACGCCCGAAGAGCTGGAGGAGTTCCTGCAGGTGGTCATGGATACCGCGCAGGAAGCGGTATTGGACCAGCGGATGGACGATCACTGGAACGAACTGGCCGGCGATGCGCTGGCATTCCTGCCCAAAGACAGGGCGGATGAGATTTTCAACCACATTGTGGAACAACCCGTTCCGGCCGCCAGGCGGATCCGGCTTTGGCCCCGGCTGGCAGTGGCCGCCGCCGCCGTCGGCGCGATCATGCTCGGGATTTCGCTGTATACAACCAGGCAGGTTGCTGACCCGGTTGCCCAGACCGAAAGCCAGGTGCATATCCCTGCTGGCACTACCGGTGCCACACTGACCCTGTCAAATGGGAAAAAAATTAAACTTTCCGATGCGGCCAACGGTGAGTTGGCTGAGGAAGCAGGCGTGGTCATCCGAAAATCGCCGGGCGGGCACCTGGTATATGAAATGAGAGAGGACAACGGGGTATCCGGTGGACAGAATATGTTGTTGACCGCCCGTGGAGAAACGTATCAGATTCATCTGCCGGACGGCTCAGACGTCTGGCTGAATTCAGCCTCCAGCCTGGTGTTTTCTTCCAATCTGGTCAGCAACGGGAAGCGTACGGTCCGGCTGGAAGGAGAGGCTTACTTTGAAGTGGCAAAAGACAAAAAACATCCTTTCGTCGTACAAAGTCTTGACCAGGAAATCGAAGTGGTAGGTACGCATTTCAATGTCAACGCATATCCCGATGAGCCGGTTGTAGCCACCACTTTGCTGGAAGGAGCCATAGACGTCAGCGCGGGGGGCGCCAAAAAGAGGATCAGGCCCGGGGAACAGGCGTTGAACAAGGCCGGCCGGATAATGGTACAGCAAACCGATACGGATAATATCATCGACTGGAAAAACGGCGATTTCGCCTTAAATAACATTGAATTCAAAACGGCCATGCGAAAGATCGCCAGGTGGTACGATATGGAAATTATCTATGACGATGCCGTTCCTGATAACCTGGAGTCTGGTGGTTGGATCTCCAGGCAAAAGCCGCTCGATGCAGTGCTCAAGTCGATTGAGTCTTCCGGTTTGGTGAAATTCCGGGTGGAAGGCAGGAAAATTTATGTAACGCGATAA
- a CDS encoding RNA polymerase sigma-70 factor, producing MGLTPAGDERELLAGVAERDHQAFRTIYDNYGRKVYTYALQLLHSAAEAEEMVQEVFLKLWLMGDRVREITSLEAYLRTLTKHRSLNVLRRMVLEGKVEKALGKDWREETNDVEDEILIRDVRNVLNRAIDALPRQQKEVYILCQQQGLKYEEAAERLGLSPLTVQTHVKRALKSVRSYVREHTDIAAILIILKMM from the coding sequence ATGGGTCTTACCCCTGCGGGTGATGAAAGAGAATTATTAGCTGGTGTGGCCGAGCGGGATCACCAGGCTTTCCGTACCATTTACGATAATTATGGCAGGAAAGTCTATACCTATGCGTTGCAATTGTTGCATTCCGCCGCTGAGGCCGAGGAAATGGTCCAGGAGGTATTCCTGAAACTTTGGTTAATGGGAGATCGCGTGCGGGAAATAACCAGCCTTGAAGCGTATTTGAGAACCCTGACGAAACACCGGTCGTTAAATGTATTGCGCCGGATGGTATTGGAGGGGAAGGTGGAAAAGGCGCTGGGAAAAGACTGGCGTGAGGAAACCAATGATGTGGAAGACGAAATCCTGATCAGGGATGTCCGGAATGTGCTGAACCGGGCCATAGATGCCTTGCCCAGGCAACAAAAGGAAGTTTATATATTATGCCAGCAACAAGGGCTCAAATATGAAGAAGCAGCGGAACGCCTCGGCCTGTCCCCGTTAACAGTTCAAACACACGTCAAACGGGCATTAAAATCTGTCAGGTCATATGTCAGGGAACATACTGATATAGCAGCAATTTTGATCATATTAAAGATGATGTAA